In the genome of Streptomyces sp. Q6, the window ATCAAGTACTACTCGCGCGAGGGCCTGCTGCCGGCGGGCGAACGCACCAGTCCGAACCAGGTGGCGTACGACGACGGGCACGTGCGCAGGCTCAAGCTGATCCGCGCGATGCTGGAGGTCGGCGGGCTGTCCATCGCCGCGGCCCGTGACGTCCTCGCCGAGGTCGACTCCCCGCACCGCACGGTGCACGGCGCGCTCGGCGTCGCCCAGTCCGCGGTCACCAGGTCGGCCTCGGAGCGCGGCGGCCAGGAGGACTGGGAGCGCGCCGAGGCGGAGGTGTCCGAGCTGGTCCGGCGGCACGGCTGGACCGCGAAGCCCGAGAACCCCGGCTGGCAGTCGCTGGTCCAGATCGTTGTGACGTACCGGGACCTGGACCGCGGCGACCTCCTCGTCCTGCTCGACAAGTACGCGGCGGCCGCGGGCGAACTGGCCTCGGCGGAGCTGGCGGCGCTCGCGCACGCGCCGAGCACGGACGGCAAGGTCGAGGGCGTCGTCCTCGGCACCGTCCTGGGCGACGCGGCGATGTCGGCCCTGCGCCGCATCGCCCAGGAGGACGCCTCGTCCAAGCTCCAGGGAGCCCGGCGCTCGGCCTGAGGCCCGGCCGGCCCGGTCAGACGCCGGCCCCCACGGCGACCGGCGCGACCGGTGCCAGATGGTGCACCCGCGCCGGCGGCAGGTTCCCGAGCACCGTCTCCGAGCGGAACCGGTGCCGGGCGAGCACCCGCCCGATCACCGACTGAAGTTCGAGGACGCGCAGCCGCGCCCGCCCCGTCGTGAGCGCCCGCCGCAGCGGCGGCATCCCCGCGTACGCGAAGTACGACAGCGTCCCCCCGGGCCGCAGCGCCCCGACCAGCCGCCCCAGGATGTCCTCCGTCGTCGCGGCGTCGAAGTTGGCGAACGGCAGCCCGCACACCACCGTGTCGTACGACCCCAGTTCGTGGTCCTGGACCGGACCGGTGAGCACCCGCACCCGCCCGTCCCCGGCGTACGTCTCGGCCAGCAGCGCGGCGAACCGCGGGTTCGCCTCGACGAGATCCAGCGTGTCGAGCGGCCCGAGCGCCTCCACCACGTACCGGGTCACCGCCCCCGTCCCCGGCCCGACCTCCAGGACCGCCCGTGGCCCGCCGGGGCTCGGGATGACGTACCGGGTCAGGGCTCTGGCCAGGCGCGGACTGCTGGGCGCGATGGCCCCGGTGGCCCGGCGGGTGCGGGTGAACTCGCGGAAGAACAGCGTGACTTCGGTCATGGCCCCACCTGTGTGCGTCGGAAGTGGCAGTGCGAATCACTAGCGATAGTGCCACTATCGATAGCGTAGGTTACTGTTGAAGCGCAGAAGGCGCCCGCCACCCGCCACGGCGACGCTAACTCCACTCCGACCTGCGAACACGACTCACCAACGACCCGCGCGCATGTCTCCAAGGAGGTAGTGCGCGGTCACCGGAACGGGCCTCCGAGAGGGGAAAGGAGCGGCCATGGACATCGACATCGCCTCACTCGCGGCATGGCTGGACGTCACGTCCGGCCTGTCGGGATCGCTCTCCGGAGCGGCCTGCTGGGCCTACGCGATCCTGGCCCTCACCACGCTCCCGCCCCTGCTGCCCAACGCCGTCCTGCTGGTCACCGGCGGCATGCTCGCCGCCCGCGGCGAGATGTCCCTGATGCTGGTCCTGGCGTCGGTCGCGGGCAGCGCCCTCCTCGGCGACCTGCTCATCCACCGCTTCGGCCGGGCCGCGGGCGGCCGGGTGCGCGGCGCGGCCCACCGCCGCGGCCGACAGGGCGAGTTGTTCGACTGGGCGTCGCACCGCGTGCACCGCGGCGGCCTCGCCTTCGTCGTCGGCGTCCGCTTCCTGCCCAGCGGGCGGCTGCTCGCCGGACTCGCCGCGGGCGCCGCCCGCTACCCGGCCCGCAAGTTCGCCCTCGGGGCCGCACTCGCCGAGACGGTGTGGGCCGGCTACTCCGTCGGCGCGGGCTACTTCGGCGGCGCCGTCAGCGACGATCCGCTCTTCTCGCTCGCGATCGGGGTCGGCCTCTCGGTCCTGATCGGCGGCGCCGCGACCCTGGCGCAGCGCAGAGCGGTCGCCGCCCCCACCGCTGCACCGAAAGAGACATAGCCGCTTACCCGAAGCGGGAATTCCACGCGCTCCGCAATTCCGTGAGGCTGATGGGCAGGGTGCCCGGACGCCCTGTCAATTCGCCGAAGAATTCAGGAGAGAGAAGTGTTTGCCGCAATCGGAAAATTCACCGCGCGGCGCCGCAAGTGGGTCGTCGTCGCGGCGGTCGTCTTCACCCTCTTCGCCGGCGTCTGGGGCACCCGGGTCTTCGCCTCCTTCACCGGAGGCGCCGGCTTCGACGACCCGGCGAGCGAGTCCGTCCAGGCGGACAAGGTGCTCCAGGGCCCGCTCGGCCGCGAGTCCAACGACCTGATCGTGCTCTACGAGGCCAAGGGCGGCAGCGGCGCCACGTTCGAGGAGTTCGGCCCGGCCGTGCGCGCCGCCCTCGACGGCGTACCGCGCACCGGCATCGAGCGCCTCGACTCGTACTGGCACCCCGGCGGCCAGGACAAGGGCGCCTACGTCTCGAAGGACGGCACGCGGACCTACGCCACCGTGCAGTTCACCAGCGACGTGGACCAGGACCAGGTCGAGGCCCTCGGCAAGATCAAGGAGGACTTCGCGGCCCAGGGCGTCGACGTCCGCTACGGCGGCGTCGCCGCGATGACCGAACAGGTCAACTCGCTGACCGGATCGGACATCGCGCGCGCCGAGATGCTCTCCGTGCCGATCCTCCTGATCCTCCTCGTGCTGATCTTCCGCAGCGCGATCGCGGCGCTCCTCCCGCTGGCCGTCGGCACGTTCGTCGCGCTCGGCTCGTTCGTGGTGCTGCGCGTCCTGACGATGTTCACGGACATCTCCAGCACCGTCATCAACGTCATCACGATCCTCGGCCTCGGCCTCGCCATCGACTACGCGCTGTTCATGGTGAACCGCTACCGCGAGGAACTGCACGCGGGCGCCGACGTCGACACCGCCGTCGAGCGGGCCACCGCGACGGCGGGCCGCACGGTCGCCTTCTCCGGCATCGCCGTCGCGATCTCCTTCGCCGGACTGCTCTTCTTCCCCTCCCGCTTCCTGTCCTCCATGGGCTACGCGGCCGTGGCGGTGGTCGCCTTCGCGGTGGTCGGCGCGCTCACCCTGCTGCCCGCCCTCCTGCGCTACACCGGGCACGGCATCGACAAGTGGCGCATCCCGCTGCCCGGTTCGGGCCGCCGCGCCCGTACCCCGAAGCCGGAGACGCAAGGCCGCTGGTACCGCACCGCGCACGCCGTCATGCGCAAGCCGCTGATCTCCACGCTCGCGATCGTCGCCGTCCTGGTCGGCCTCGGCGCGCCGCTGCTCGGCGTGAACTGGGCGCGGCCCGGCGAGTGGGTGCTGCCGTCGGACGCCGACGCGAAGGTCGTCAGCAAGCAGCTCGCCGCCGACTTCCCCTCGAACCCCGCCCAGATCATGACGTCCGTCGTCCGCTTCGACGGACCCGCCGACACCGCCCAAGTCACCTCGTACGCAGCTGAGTTGGCGAAGATCGACGGCGTGGCCTCGGCGGCCGTGACGAACACCGCGGGCGACACCGCGCGCGTCACCCTCCACTACACGCCCGACCCGATGTCGGACGCCGCGCGCACCCTCGTCGGCGACGTACGGTCGGTGGACCCGCCGGACGGGGCCGAGGCCCTCGTCACCGGCATGCCCGCCTCCCGCGTCGACATCGTCGACATGATCGGTGAACGGCTCCCGTGGATGGCGCTGTTCGTCGCGGTCGTCTCGTTCCTGGTCCTGTTCCTGGCGTTCGGCTCGCTGCTGCTGCCGCTCAAGTCCGTGATCCTCAACCTCCTCTCGCTCCTCGCCGCCTTCGGCGCGATCAAGTGGATCTTCCAGGACGGCCATCTCTCCGGCCTCCTCGGCTTCGACCCGATCGGCGCGGTGGACGTCAACTTCCCGGTCCTCGTCGTCGCGATCGCCTTCGGACTCGCCATGGACTACGAGGTGTTCCTGCTGTCCCGGGTACGCGAGGAGTACGAGGTCAGCGGCGACGTCGTCGAGTCCGTCGCACTCGGCGTGCAGCGCACCGCGAAGATCATCACGAGTGCGGCGCTGCTCCTGGTCGTGGTCGTGGGCGGCTTCATGGCGTCCTCGATCCTCTTCATGAAGATGATCGGCGTCGGCCTCGTCATCGCGGTCCTCGTCGACGCGACGATCGTGCGCGGCCTCCTCGTCCCGGCCACGATGGCGCTGCTCGGCAAGTGGGCCTGGTGGGCGCCCGCGCCGCTGGCCCGCTGGTGGGAGAAGTACGGCCTGCGGGAGGGCTCGGCCACCCCGCCGCCGGCCCCCGCGCCCGCCCCGGCCCAGCACGCCGGGGCCTCCCGGTGACCACCACCCCCAGGACCGCACCGCGCCCCGAGCCCGTCCAACCCCCGTCGGCGGCACCTCGGGGCGCGGTGCCCTCTCTTCTCCCGACGAGCCGGACCGGCACGGGGAGAGCGACCGGCACGAGGGGCACGATCGGCGCCCGGAGTCCGGCCTCGCCGGCACGGCCCCGGTGCTCGCCGCGGGCGTCACCGCCGTCCTCGCCGCCGTCTTCGGCGTCGGGGGCGGCGGGGCGGCGCCGCTCGGCTCGGGACTGCCCGGCTTCCCGCTGGCCTGGGGCGTGACGGCGGGCCCGCCACTGCTCCTCGTCGCGCTCGCCGGGGTGTACGTCGCCTGGACGGGCACCCCTCCTTCGCCCGGACCTGGGCGCACACCGCCGCGGGGCTCGCCGCGGCGACCGGACTCCTCGCGCTGCTCCGGGCGCCGTACGGCGCGGACGGCGTCTGGGCGGCGCTCGCCGAGGCGTCGCACGCGGGCCTGTTCGGCGTCCTGGCGGGCTGGCTCCCGGCGCTCGCCGTGTTCGCGGTGCGCCGGCGGCGCACCGGGACCCGTACGGGACTGGGCCCCTACGTCTGGCTGACGGCGCTCCTCGCCGTGGCCCCCTGGTGTGGTGCGCCGGGTCCGCCGCCTGGACCGGTGACTCGGTCCCGGCCGTCTGTACGGCGGCCCAGTGCGTCTCCGCCCGCGCGGGCGCCCTGTTCACCGGCGAACTCGCCCTCCGCCTCGCGCTCCCCGCGTGGGCGGCGTCGGTGGCGGCCCTGGCGGCCGCCCGCCGGGCCACCCGCGTCCGCGCGCTGCGCACCCCGTGGCAGATCCTCATCGGCGCGGGGGCGGCGGGCCTGGCGGTGCTGTGCGCCCCGGGCCTGATCCTGGGCGCGACGGTGTAGACGCGAACAACTCGGCTGCGGGCCCGGCGGGACCGGACCGAACAGCGGCTCCGCCGCGGGACGCGACCAGCCCCGCCCTCCACCCTCACCCCACCGCCCCCGGCAACGAACCACCGAACCCACGGCGCGAAGCCACGCCCTCCCGGGAGCCCCCGATGAACCCCACCCGCCGCAACCTCCTCACCCTCGCCGCCGCGGCCACCGCCTCCGCCGCCGGCTGGACGGCGACCCGCACCCTGACCGCCGGGCCACCGCGCCCCGCGGCCCGGCTCGCCTACCTCGGCGGCTTCACGAAGGGCGAGTACGGCCTCCCCGGCCTGCCGGGCATCGGCATCGCCCGCGTCGACACCACCGGCGCACTGCGCCTCGCCCGCTGGCAACGCGGCATCGAGAACCCCTCGTACCTGACCCTCTCCCCGGACCGTGACCGCCTCTACGCCGTCAGCCAGCGCCCCGGCGGTGCCACCGGCGCGCTGCACGCCTACCGCGTCGACGGCGAGCACCTGCGCCCGCTGGGCACCCCGCGCTCCAGCCACGGCGCGGCCCCCGTCCACCTCGCCGTCGCGCCCGACGGCCGGTTCCTGCTGAGCGTGAACTACGACTCCGGGCACCTGGCCGTCCTGCCGATCGCCCCCGACGGCTCCCTCGGCGAGGCCGTCCAGGTCCTGCGGCACCACGGCCGCGGACCGCACCCCGAGGAACAGCGCGGCCCGCACCCGCACATGGTCGCCTTCGACCCGGCGGGCCGCCGCGTCCTCGTCCCCGACAAGGGCACCGACCGTATCCACGTCTACGACTTCGACGCCCGCACCGGCCGCCTCACCGAGGCCTTCCGCGCCGCCCCGCCGCCGGGCACGGGGCCCCGCCACCTCGTCTTCCACCCCGGTGGCCGGCTCGCCTACGTCACCAACGAGCTCGGCCACACCGTCACCACGTGGACGTACGACCAGGACACCGGCCGGCTCGCCGCGGTCGCGCACGCCTCCGTCGCCCCGGCGGGGCTCGACCCGCGCAACGCGCCGTCCGCCGTGCACCTCACCCGCGACGGCGCGTTCCTGGTGACCGCGGACCGGGGTCTGGACACGGTCGAGTCGTTCCGCACCGCCGACCGGGGACGCAGGCTGCACCTCGTCCAGTCGCAGCCGGTCACCGCGAAGGCCCCGGGCACCCGCTGGCCCCGCGACGTGGCCCTCGACGCCTCCGACCGCTACGTCTACACCGCCAACCAGGCCGGCCAGTCTGTGAGTTCCTTCCGCCTCGACCCGGCCACGGGCCGCCTGGCCCCGGCCGCCGCGCCCTTCCCGGTGCCCAGCCCCAGCTGCGTCCTGCTGCGCTAGGGCCTGTCTCCCGGATCCCTCCTGCCCCGCGACGCCTGGCACGCGGGGCAGGAGGGATCCGGGAGACAGGCCCTGGGCCCGCCCGCACCCGGCACACGTACAAGGGGGCGGCCTCCCCGCTCCGGGAAGCCGCCCCCTTGTTCTTGTCACCCCCGTCCTCAGGGGCGCCACTCCCGTACGCCGACCCGAGCGCCCGCGACGCCCGCCGCCACCGACGCCGCGTACCCCTGCGGCGACCGCACGCTGCGTACGTACCACTCGTGTCCGGAGCCCGGCACGCGTGCCGCGCGCCACCCGCCGAAGACCTGGCCCGTATAGCGCGGCGGGGTCCGGCTCAGGCCCGTGCCCGCCGCTTTCACCAGCGCCTCGGCCCGCGTCCACTGCTCGAAGCCGTGCGTCGTGCGGCCGCCCTCGACGCACGGGATGCGGCTCCAGTCCATCTCGGGGCGTACCCGCTCCACGTCGACACCGACCGGCACGTCCGCCGTGTCCGAGAGCGCGATCAGCGCGTACGCCGCCGAGTGCGACAGGCTCGCCGAGAGCGTGGCGCCACCCGGCAGGTACGGCACCGGCTTGCCGTGCCCCTCCTCCCCGCAGCGCGCGCAGTACCGGCGGAACGCCACCTCGGCGGGCGCGGCACCGAGCGCCGCGCCGAGCAGCAGCCGGAAGACGTGGTGCACCGCGAGGTAGCGCATCCGGTCGCCGGTCCTGCGCAGCCGCGCGAACCGCTCCCGCTCCGTCGCGTCCAGGACCGCGTACGCCTCGTCGAAGTCGGCCGCGGCGGACGCGGCGGCGATCGGGACGGTCCAGACGGTGATGCCGACAGGTCCCGGCGCGGCACCGGGGTCCCGGACGGCGGTGTCAGCCGTGGTGGTCATGCCGCGGACCCGCCCGCCAGGATGTCGTGCTGCAACCGCCGCAGGTCGGCGGAGGGCTCGAGCCCCAACTCCTCGGCGAGCACGGCCCGTACGTCGTGGAAGGCGCGCAGCGCGTCGCCGCGCCGGCCGCACCGGTGCAGGGCGTCGATGAGGCGCGCGTGCAGCCACTCGTTCAGCGGGTCGACGGCGATCAGATGGCGCAGCTCGGGCACCAGCTCGCGGTGCAGGCCGAGGCCCATCGCCGCCTCGATGCGCAACTCCTGCGCCCGCACCCGCAGTTCGTCGATCCGGGCGGCGTGCCCGGCGAGCACCCGGCCCTGCGCCACATCGGCGAGGGCGCGCCCGCGCCACAGGCCGAGCGCCGCGTCGAACCGTTCGAGGGCCCGCTCGCGGCGACCGGCGCGCAGCTCCGCGCTGCCCTGCCCGTGCAGGCGCGTGAAGCTCTCCAGATCGAGCATGCCCGGCGCGGTGCGCAGCGAGTAGCCGGTGGCCTCCGTGGTGATAACGCCCCGCGCGATCCCGGGGCCGAGCGCCCGCTCCAGTTCCTGGCGCAGGTGGTAGATGTGCGTGCGCACGGTGCTCACCGCGGTGGGCGGCGGAGCGTCGTCCCACAGCTCGTCGACGAGCGTGTCCACGTCGACGATGTCGTGCGCCCGCACGGCGAGCAGCGCGAGCAGCTTGCCGACCTTGGGGCCGCGCGGCCGGTGGGTGAGGCCGCCGGTGCCGACCGCCTCCAGCGGGCCGAGGATCCGCAGCCCGAGGGTGGGGCCCTGTGCGGTCGCCGGGGCCGGGCGCGGGGTGATGTCGGGTATTCGGAAGCCTGTCTGGGTGAAGTGCATGTGGGGGTCCCCCGTGGTAGCTCTGGTGTGGTTCCGGTCCGGCTCCGGACATCGCATCCGCGTCGGCCGCCGGGCGAGCGGTGGCCGGTGATGACCCGTCAGGAGAGCGGCTGGGCGAACGTGATGAGGTGCGCCGTGTACTGCGTGACCATGAAGACCCGGTACGGCACCCGGCGCCGGGCGCGGGACGCGTCGGGCCCGGCGGTCAGCGCCGCCACGGACAGCACGAGCGCGCCGCACAGCACCGTCGCCGCGGGCCCGGCCAGACCGGGCGCGGACAGCAGCACCGCGGCGACGGCGAGCAGGACGCCGATGGCCAGCGAGCTGAAGGTCACCAGGAGCGCGGTGCGCCGGCCGCCCCATTGCAGCGTCCAGTTGCGGCGCCCGTGCCGCGCGTCGCCCTCGGTGTCGGAGAAGTCCTTGGCGACCGCGCCGACCAGCCCCATCCACAGGGTCAGGGCGAGCGCGAAGACGACCAGTTCGGGCGTGAGGCGGCCGGTGCCGTCGACGGCCCCCGCGAGATAGGTGAGCACCCCGCTGCCGAGGACGGCGACCATGGTGCCGGGCGTCGTCCGCTTCAGCGCGAACGCGGGCGCGGAGTACGCGTATCCGAGGGCCAGCATGCACAGGGTCAGCAGGCACATCAGCGGGCCGAGCAGGGCCGCGCCGGTCAGCGCGAGCGCCACGAGCAGCAGACAGACGCGGCGCGCGGTCGGCACGGGAAGCGCGCCGCGGGCGATCGGCCGGGCCGAGCCGTTGACCCGGTCCTCCCCGATGTCGCTGACGCCGTTGTAGAGATAGGTGAAGGCGACGCAGCACAGCCAGACGGCCGCGCCGGGTACGAGCGCCGCCGCGGCCACGCTGAATCGGAGCAGAAAGATGAGCTGGACCGCGTAGCGGGATTCCTGGGCACAGAGGAGAAGAATTCGGAACGGTCCATTCCGAAAAGGTGGTTCGGGCCTTTCCGGGGAGGTGTCGGTGAGTACGTCGGTTCTTGTCGGTGTCGCTATGGACATACCGGTGAATCTAATCCGGATGGCGCCCGGATAAAACGCTCTCCA includes:
- a CDS encoding MerR family transcriptional regulator; the protein is MRIGELARRTGVPVPTIKYYSREGLLPAGERTSPNQVAYDDGHVRRLKLIRAMLEVGGLSIAAARDVLAEVDSPHRTVHGALGVAQSAVTRSASERGGQEDWERAEAEVSELVRRHGWTAKPENPGWQSLVQIVVTYRDLDRGDLLVLLDKYAAAAGELASAELAALAHAPSTDGKVEGVVLGTVLGDAAMSALRRIAQEDASSKLQGARRSA
- a CDS encoding class I SAM-dependent methyltransferase; protein product: MTEVTLFFREFTRTRRATGAIAPSSPRLARALTRYVIPSPGGPRAVLEVGPGTGAVTRYVVEALGPLDTLDLVEANPRFAALLAETYAGDGRVRVLTGPVQDHELGSYDTVVCGLPFANFDAATTEDILGRLVGALRPGGTLSYFAYAGMPPLRRALTTGRARLRVLELQSVIGRVLARHRFRSETVLGNLPPARVHHLAPVAPVAVGAGV
- a CDS encoding DedA family protein produces the protein MDIDIASLAAWLDVTSGLSGSLSGAACWAYAILALTTLPPLLPNAVLLVTGGMLAARGEMSLMLVLASVAGSALLGDLLIHRFGRAAGGRVRGAAHRRGRQGELFDWASHRVHRGGLAFVVGVRFLPSGRLLAGLAAGAARYPARKFALGAALAETVWAGYSVGAGYFGGAVSDDPLFSLAIGVGLSVLIGGAATLAQRRAVAAPTAAPKET
- a CDS encoding MMPL family transporter, whose protein sequence is MFAAIGKFTARRRKWVVVAAVVFTLFAGVWGTRVFASFTGGAGFDDPASESVQADKVLQGPLGRESNDLIVLYEAKGGSGATFEEFGPAVRAALDGVPRTGIERLDSYWHPGGQDKGAYVSKDGTRTYATVQFTSDVDQDQVEALGKIKEDFAAQGVDVRYGGVAAMTEQVNSLTGSDIARAEMLSVPILLILLVLIFRSAIAALLPLAVGTFVALGSFVVLRVLTMFTDISSTVINVITILGLGLAIDYALFMVNRYREELHAGADVDTAVERATATAGRTVAFSGIAVAISFAGLLFFPSRFLSSMGYAAVAVVAFAVVGALTLLPALLRYTGHGIDKWRIPLPGSGRRARTPKPETQGRWYRTAHAVMRKPLISTLAIVAVLVGLGAPLLGVNWARPGEWVLPSDADAKVVSKQLAADFPSNPAQIMTSVVRFDGPADTAQVTSYAAELAKIDGVASAAVTNTAGDTARVTLHYTPDPMSDAARTLVGDVRSVDPPDGAEALVTGMPASRVDIVDMIGERLPWMALFVAVVSFLVLFLAFGSLLLPLKSVILNLLSLLAAFGAIKWIFQDGHLSGLLGFDPIGAVDVNFPVLVVAIAFGLAMDYEVFLLSRVREEYEVSGDVVESVALGVQRTAKIITSAALLLVVVVGGFMASSILFMKMIGVGLVIAVLVDATIVRGLLVPATMALLGKWAWWAPAPLARWWEKYGLREGSATPPPAPAPAPAQHAGASR
- a CDS encoding lactonase family protein, which encodes MNPTRRNLLTLAAAATASAAGWTATRTLTAGPPRPAARLAYLGGFTKGEYGLPGLPGIGIARVDTTGALRLARWQRGIENPSYLTLSPDRDRLYAVSQRPGGATGALHAYRVDGEHLRPLGTPRSSHGAAPVHLAVAPDGRFLLSVNYDSGHLAVLPIAPDGSLGEAVQVLRHHGRGPHPEEQRGPHPHMVAFDPAGRRVLVPDKGTDRIHVYDFDARTGRLTEAFRAAPPPGTGPRHLVFHPGGRLAYVTNELGHTVTTWTYDQDTGRLAAVAHASVAPAGLDPRNAPSAVHLTRDGAFLVTADRGLDTVESFRTADRGRRLHLVQSQPVTAKAPGTRWPRDVALDASDRYVYTANQAGQSVSSFRLDPATGRLAPAAAPFPVPSPSCVLLR
- a CDS encoding AfsR/SARP family transcriptional regulator, with translation MHFTQTGFRIPDITPRPAPATAQGPTLGLRILGPLEAVGTGGLTHRPRGPKVGKLLALLAVRAHDIVDVDTLVDELWDDAPPPTAVSTVRTHIYHLRQELERALGPGIARGVITTEATGYSLRTAPGMLDLESFTRLHGQGSAELRAGRRERALERFDAALGLWRGRALADVAQGRVLAGHAARIDELRVRAQELRIEAAMGLGLHRELVPELRHLIAVDPLNEWLHARLIDALHRCGRRGDALRAFHDVRAVLAEELGLEPSADLRRLQHDILAGGSAA
- a CDS encoding UbiA family prenyltransferase — its product is MAAAALVPGAAVWLCCVAFTYLYNGVSDIGEDRVNGSARPIARGALPVPTARRVCLLLVALALTGAALLGPLMCLLTLCMLALGYAYSAPAFALKRTTPGTMVAVLGSGVLTYLAGAVDGTGRLTPELVVFALALTLWMGLVGAVAKDFSDTEGDARHGRRNWTLQWGGRRTALLVTFSSLAIGVLLAVAAVLLSAPGLAGPAATVLCGALVLSVAALTAGPDASRARRRVPYRVFMVTQYTAHLITFAQPLS